From Toxorhynchites rutilus septentrionalis strain SRP chromosome 2, ASM2978413v1, whole genome shotgun sequence, a single genomic window includes:
- the LOC129767365 gene encoding serine protease easter-like, with protein sequence MAIRKEVTCFLFLLLAYLYSGECSSLPQPGACGVDASDRIYGGSVTNIDSYPWTAILIFQNSLNTNLYHCGGSLITNRYVLTAAHCIDGVSEDYNLVGIRLGEWDLKSDTDCNSESICSDAPVDVGIESMVKHADYSRETLVNDVALIKLNESVTFTDYIAPVCLPIPEIAKTKNTDETTFTAVGWGNTEHKNGTYEFGSRYKLHVQLKGVNMTYCNEAYEEEIIDSQLCAGAEKGEDTCQGDSGGGLVAPVDGYYYAYGIVSWGYGCGRKGTPGVYTRVTSFLDWIEKNMDKDDKKNDGKNDDEKNNDDKINEN encoded by the exons ATGGCGATTCGGAAAGAAGTGACCTGTTTTTTATTCCTTTTGCTTGCCTATCTCTACTCTGGGG AATGTTCCAGCCTACCGCAGCCCGGAGCATGTGGGGTTGACGCCTCCGATAGGATTTATGGCGGTAGTGTAACAAACATCGATAGCTATCCCTGGACAGCcattttaattttccaaaattctCTCAACACTAACTTGTATCACTGTGGCGGAAGTTTAATTACGAATCGATACGTTCTCACTGCTGCACATTGCATTGATGGAGTCAGTGAAGACTACAATTT GGTTGGAATCCGCTTGGGAGAATGGGATTTAAAAAGCGACACGGATTGTAACTCCGAATCTATCTGCAGTGATGCTCCGGTTGACGTTGGAATTGAGAGCATGGTGAAACATGCGGACTATAGTAGAGAAACTCTGGTGAACGATGTAGCATTAATCAAACTGAATGAAAGTGTTACATTCACCGATTACATAGCACCAGTTTGTCTACCGATCCCCGAAATCGCCAAAACGAAGAACACTGATGAAACAACTTTCACCGCTGTCGGTTGGGGCAATACGgaacacaaaaacggaacttaTG AATTCGGCAGTCGCTATAAACTACATGTGCAACTTAAAGGCGTTAACATGACCTATTGTAACGAAGCCTATGAAGAAGAGATCATCGATTCACAACTATGTGCTGGAGCCGAGAAAGGGGAGGACACTTGTCAAGGTGATTCTGGCGGTGGTTTAGTTGCTCCAGTTGACGGTTATTATTATGCGTATGGTATAGTTAGCTGGGGCTATGGATGCGGTCGGAAAGGTACACCTGGCGTGTATACAAGGGTAACAAGCTTCTTGGATTGGATCGAGAAAAACATGGATAAGGACGATAAAAAGAATGACGGAAAAAatgatgatgaaaaaaataacgatgataaaatcaatgaaaattga